A stretch of the Oxyura jamaicensis isolate SHBP4307 breed ruddy duck chromosome 4, BPBGC_Ojam_1.0, whole genome shotgun sequence genome encodes the following:
- the KCNE5 gene encoding potassium voltage-gated channel subfamily E regulatory beta subunit 5: MNCSEARRLQALLGSLLRELRRGTNGSAAAGQGPGGDASLYILLIMVFYGCLAGALILAYTRSRKLESKHDPYHLYIERDWGRGGPGQPAEEGGPAEEQRLM; this comes from the coding sequence ATGAACTGCAGCGAGGCGCGGCGGCTGCAGGCGCTGCTGGGGTCATTGCTGCGGGAGCTGCGCCGCGGCACCAACGGCAGCGCGGCGGCCGGCCAGGGCCCGGGGGGAGACGCCTCGCTGTACATCCTGCTCATCATGGTCTTCTACGGCTGCCTGGCCGGGGCGCTCATCCTGGCCTACACCCGCTCGCGGAAGCTGGAGTCCAAGCACGACCCCTACCACCTGTACATCGAGCGCGACTGGGGCCGCGGTGGCCCCGGGCAGCCGGCCGAGGAGGGCGGCCCCGCCGAGGAGCAGCGCCTGATGTGA